GGACGCGGAGCGGCGACTCGCCGGATGGTGGAGGGAGCTGCTGGGCGTGGAGGTCGTGCGCCCGGATGACCACTTCCTGGAGATTGGCGGCAACTCCCTGATGGCCACGGTCCTGTCCAACCGCATCGAGAGCGAGCTGGGCGTGGAGGTGTCCATGGTGGACCTGTTCAACACGCTCCGCGACGTGGCGGCGCTGTGCGAAGCGCTGCGCCAGGAGCAGAGCGCTTGAGCCAGGGCCGCTCCGGACGGCGGCCCATCCCCCTTGTCCCGAGCAAGCCATGACGACCGAGCATCCCGGCCCCCCTTCCGCCTCCGCGCCGAAGTCCCCGGCGAGGCCCCGTCGCCGGGCGCCCCCCGTGGTGCCCGCTCCCCGCGACGCGGACCTGCCGCTGTCGTTCGGACAGCAGCGGCTGTGGTTCATCGAACAGCTCACGCCCGGAGGCTGCTCCTATAACGTCCCGTACTTCGCGCGGCTCACCGGCGCGCTGGATGTGCCCGCGCTGGAGCGCGCGCTGGCTGTGGTGGTGGAGCGGCACGAAGCGCTGCGCACCACCTTCGCCGTGGTGGACGGCCAGCCGGTGCAGCGCATCGCGCCAGCCCCTCCGCTGCCGCTGCGGGTGGAGTCCCTGGAGGCGCTTCCCGCCTCGGAGCGCGAGCACGCCTTGCGGCGGGTGGCGGAGGCGGAGGCGCGCGTGCCCTTCGACCTGGGCGCGGGCCCCCTGGTGCGCGTGCGGCTCTTGCGGTTGGGCGACGCCGAGCACGCGCTGCTCCTGATGCTGCACCACATCAGCTGCGACGGCTGGTCGCTCACGGTGATGGAGCGGGAGCTTCAGGCGCTGTACGCGGCCTTCCGAGCGGGCTCGGAGCCCGTGCTGCCCGCGTTGCCGGTGCAGTACGCGGACCACGCGGTGTGGCAGCGGCGGTGGCTCCAGGATGGCTTCCTCCAGCAGCAGCTGGACTGGTGGCGGGGACAGTTGGCGGGGGCCCCCGCCGCGCTGGAGCTGCCCACGGACCGGCCCCGCACTGGAGCCCGGTCCACGCGGGGCGCGGTGTACCGCCACGCGCTCCCCCGGGAGTTGGGGACGGCGCTGGAGGCGCTGTGCCGAAAGCAGGGGGTGACGCTGTTCATGGCGCTCCTGGGCGGCATGCACCTGCTGCTCGCGCGGCACAGCGGGCAGGACGACCTCGTCATCGGCTCGCCCATCTCCGGCCGCACGCGCCAGGAGGTGGAACCCCTCATTGGCTTCTTCATCAACACGCTGCCCCTGCGAGTTCGCGGCGAGGGGTCGCTCGGCTTCGGTGAGCTGCTGCACCGCGTGCGCAGGACGTGCCTGGATGCGTACGCGCACCAGGAGGTGCCCTTCGAGCAGTTGGTGGACGCGCTCCAGCCCGAGCGCGACCTGAGCCGCCCGCCGCTCTTCCAGGTGTTCTTCACGCTCCAGCATTCGGCCATGCCCGCGCTGGAGCTGGAGGGGCTGAAGACCACCGAGCTGGACTTCGAGCCGGGCGTGTCGCGCTTCGACCTCACGGTCTTCCTGCGCGAAACCCCCGACGGGCTCGTGGGCCTCTGGGAGTACGACACCGACCTCTTCGACGAAGCCACGGTGGCGCGCTTCGCGACGCACTACCTGCGCCTGCTGGACGCCGCGGTCGCGGAGCCGGAGCGCCCCGTGGCCACGCTGCCCCTGCTCTCCGCCCCGGAGCGGCGGCGGATGCTGGAGCTGGGCACGGGAGCCCGGGTCCCCTTCCCGCGCGACGCGTCCTTGCCCACCCTGTTCGCGGAGCAGGCCGCGCGCGCGCCCGATGCCGTGGCCCTGGAGGCCGGGGGCGTGCGCCTCACCTACGCGGAGCTGGAGGCGAGGGCGAACCAGCTCGCGCACCACCTTCGTGGACAGGGCGTGAGGCTGGGAACGCCCGTGGGCCTGTGCGCGGGTCGCTCGCGGGAGATGGTCGTGGCCACGCTCGCCATCCTCAAGGCGGGGGGCGCGTACGTCCCGCTGGATCCAAGCTATCCCCCCGAGCGCCTGGAGTTCATGGCGCGCGACGCCCGCATCCCCCTGCTCCTGGTGGAGCCGGGGCGCGAGGCGGGGCTGACTGGGTTGGCGGCGCGAGTGGTGGTGCTCGACCCTTCATGGCGGACCTTCTCGGACGAGCCGACGGACGCCCCCCGCGTGGACATTCCCGCCGAGGCGCTCGCGTACGTCATGTTCACGTCTGGGAGCACCGGGTGGCCCAAGGGCGTGGGGGTTCCGCACCGGAGCGTGGCGCGGCTGGTGAAGGGCGTGTCCTTCTTCCATGCCGGCCCCGGCGACACCGTCCTCCAGTTGGCGCCCACGTCGTTCGACGCCGCGACGCTGGAGCTCTGGGGGGCCCTGCTCCACGGCGCGAGGCTGTTCCTCTACCCACCGGACATGCTCTCGCTGGAGGAGCTGGAGGCGACGCTGGAGCGCGAGCGCATCAGCGTGTTGTTCCTGACCACCTCCCTCCTTGAACAGATGGCCCTGACGCGGCCCGAGGCGCTCGCGCGCGTGGGGCAGGTCCTCACGGGTGGCGACGTCCTGTCCCCGGTGGCGGCGCGCAAGCTGCTGGACGCGGGGGGTACGGTCGTCAACGGCTATGGCCCCACGGAGAACACCACCTTCTCCACCACGCATCGGGTGAAGCAGGACCAGGACGCGCGGAGGCCCGTGCCCATTGGCCGCGCTCTGGAGAACTCCCAGGCGCTGGTGTTGGACGCGCACCTGGAGCCGGTGCCCCCAGGCGTCGTGGGCGACGTGTACGTGGGAGGTGACGGTCTGGCGTGGGGCTACGTCGGCCGGCCGGACCTCACCGCCGAGCGCTTCGTGCCCCACCCCTTCAGCGACGTCCCAGGTGCCCGGCTGTACCGCACGGGGGACCGCGCGCGGTGGCTGCCGGACGGGGAGCTGGCCTTCATGGGCCGCTCGGACACCCAGGTGAAGCTGCGCGGCGTCCGCATCGAGCTGGGTGAAGTCGAGACGGCCCTGCGGCACCTGCCCGGCGTGGACGACGCGGTGGCCGAGGTGCGTGAGTACGCCCCCGGCGACAAGCGGTTGGTGGCGTATGTCGTCGGCACGGAGGTGGACGCGACGGCGCTGCGCGCGGGCCTCGCCGCGAGGCTGCCGGCCCCGCTGGTCCCCGCCGCCTTCGTGAAGCTGGACCGGCTGCCCCTGACGCCCGTGGGCAAGGTGGACCGCAAGGCGCTCGTCACGCCCGTCGGGAACGCGCTCGCCGGGGAGGAGTACGTGGCGCCGCGCACCGCGACGGAGACGGCGGTGGCCGAGGTATGGGCCCCTCTATTGGGACGCACGCGCGTGGGGACGCAGGACTCCTTCTTCGAGCTGGGCGGACACTCGCTCCTCGCCACGCAGGTCATCTCCCGTCTGCGCGAGACCTTCCAGGTGGACCTGTCCGTGCGGGCGCTGTTCGAGGCCCCCACCATCGCCAGCCTGTCCGCGCGCATCGACGCACTGGGGCAGGGGGGCCGCTGGCTCCGGTCCCTCCCGCTCGAACCCGGCCCGAGGGATGGGTGGCGTCCACAGTCGTTCGCGCAGCAGCGGCTGTGGTTCATCTCGCGGCTCGACACGCTGGGGTTCTCCTACAACGTGCCGCTGGTCACGCGGCTGCGCGGACCGCTGGATGCTCGCGCGCTGGAGCGGAGCCTCGCGGAGATCATCCAGCGCCACGCCGTGCTGCGCTCCACGTTCGATGAGGTGGATGGGCAGCCGGTGCAGCGCATCGGCCCGGCGTGGGACTTCGCGCTGAAGCCGGTGGAGGTGGACGTCGCCGTGCTCCCGGTGCGACTGGAGGAAGAGGCGCGCCGTCCGTTCGACCTTCGCCAGGGTCCGCTGGTGCGAGGCCGGCTCTTGCGCGTCGCGGACGACGACCATGTGTGGATGCTCGTCATCCACCACATCGCCTTCGATGGGTGGTCCATCGACGTACTCCAGCGCGAGCTGGACGTGCTCTATCCCGCGCATGCGCGAGGCACCGGCTCCACCCTCCCGCCGCTGTCCCTCCAGTACGTGGACCACGCCCTGTGGCAGCGGGAGTCATTCCAGGGCGAGGCGCTGGAGGAGCAGCTTACGTGGTGGCGCCGAGAGCTGGCGGGGACACCGCCCGTGCTGGACCTGCCCACCGACAAGCCACGCCCGCCCGTGCAGACCTTCCAGGGCGCGAACTTCGAGGTGCCCCTGCCCCAAGCCCTCCACCGCGCCCTCCAGCTGTTGGGGCAACGGGAGGGCGCCACGCTGTTCATGACGCTGCTGGCGGGCTTCCAGGTCCTGCTTGCCCGCTACAGCGGCCAGGAGGACATCGTCGTCGGCTCGCCCATCTCCGGCCGCAACCGCCGCGAGGTGGAAGGCCT
This region of Corallococcus silvisoli genomic DNA includes:
- a CDS encoding phosphopantetheine-binding protein; this translates as MSQDFNEASLTDAERRLAGWWRELLGVEVVRPDDHFLEIGGNSLMATVLSNRIESELGVEVSMVDLFNTLRDVAALCEALRQEQSA
- a CDS encoding non-ribosomal peptide synthetase, whose amino-acid sequence is MVPAPRDADLPLSFGQQRLWFIEQLTPGGCSYNVPYFARLTGALDVPALERALAVVVERHEALRTTFAVVDGQPVQRIAPAPPLPLRVESLEALPASEREHALRRVAEAEARVPFDLGAGPLVRVRLLRLGDAEHALLLMLHHISCDGWSLTVMERELQALYAAFRAGSEPVLPALPVQYADHAVWQRRWLQDGFLQQQLDWWRGQLAGAPAALELPTDRPRTGARSTRGAVYRHALPRELGTALEALCRKQGVTLFMALLGGMHLLLARHSGQDDLVIGSPISGRTRQEVEPLIGFFINTLPLRVRGEGSLGFGELLHRVRRTCLDAYAHQEVPFEQLVDALQPERDLSRPPLFQVFFTLQHSAMPALELEGLKTTELDFEPGVSRFDLTVFLRETPDGLVGLWEYDTDLFDEATVARFATHYLRLLDAAVAEPERPVATLPLLSAPERRRMLELGTGARVPFPRDASLPTLFAEQAARAPDAVALEAGGVRLTYAELEARANQLAHHLRGQGVRLGTPVGLCAGRSREMVVATLAILKAGGAYVPLDPSYPPERLEFMARDARIPLLLVEPGREAGLTGLAARVVVLDPSWRTFSDEPTDAPRVDIPAEALAYVMFTSGSTGWPKGVGVPHRSVARLVKGVSFFHAGPGDTVLQLAPTSFDAATLELWGALLHGARLFLYPPDMLSLEELEATLERERISVLFLTTSLLEQMALTRPEALARVGQVLTGGDVLSPVAARKLLDAGGTVVNGYGPTENTTFSTTHRVKQDQDARRPVPIGRALENSQALVLDAHLEPVPPGVVGDVYVGGDGLAWGYVGRPDLTAERFVPHPFSDVPGARLYRTGDRARWLPDGELAFMGRSDTQVKLRGVRIELGEVETALRHLPGVDDAVAEVREYAPGDKRLVAYVVGTEVDATALRAGLAARLPAPLVPAAFVKLDRLPLTPVGKVDRKALVTPVGNALAGEEYVAPRTATETAVAEVWAPLLGRTRVGTQDSFFELGGHSLLATQVISRLRETFQVDLSVRALFEAPTIASLSARIDALGQGGRWLRSLPLEPGPRDGWRPQSFAQQRLWFISRLDTLGFSYNVPLVTRLRGPLDARALERSLAEIIQRHAVLRSTFDEVDGQPVQRIGPAWDFALKPVEVDVAVLPVRLEEEARRPFDLRQGPLVRGRLLRVADDDHVWMLVIHHIAFDGWSIDVLQRELDVLYPAHARGTGSTLPPLSLQYVDHALWQRESFQGEALEEQLTWWRRELAGTPPVLDLPTDKPRPPVQTFQGANFEVPLPQALHRALQLLGQREGATLFMTLLAGFQVLLARYSGQEDIVVGSPISGRNRREVEGLIGFFVNTLVLRAEVPAEGSFRQLLRRVRESCLGAFAHQDLPFEQLVDALKPPRDLSRTPLVQTMFVLQRAAAPLSLPGLIVEEVPFQTGVSRFDLMLFMRQTSQGLVAYWEYNTALFEAATLARMATHYVRLLEGVVANPEQPLATLTLLSGAERQRLLLDWNSREERLPAPGLIHAWVEAQVARTPDAVAVTNGVDSLTYAQLEARANQLAHHLLSLGVTPGGSVGLCLERSSLDMPVAVLASLKAGAAYVP